Within the Pseudomonas orientalis genome, the region GCGCCAGGTCATCAAGGACCGGCGCGGCAGACTGATCAAGGATGTACAGGTCACCAAGAACGCCAAGGCCGGCAAGCCCTTGGCGTTGTCGATTGACCTGCGTCTGCAATACCTGGCCAACCGCGAACTGCGTAATGCGATCATCGAGAACGGCGCCAAGGCCGGCAGCCTGGTGATCATGGACGTGAAGACCGGCGAGATCCTCGCCATGGTCAACCAGCCGACGTACAACCCGAACAACCGTCGCAACCTGCAACCGGCGATGATGCGCAACCGCGCCATGATCGACGTGTTCGAGCCGGGTTCGACCATGAAAGCCATCTCCATGAGCGCCGCCCTGGAAACCGGACGCTGGAAGCCCAGCGATAAGGTCGAGGTGTATCCAGGTACGTTGCAGTTGGGCAAATACACCATTCGTGACGTGTCCCGTACCGAGGGCCCGGTGCTGGACCTGACCGGCATCCTGATCAACTCCAGTAACGTGGGCATGAGCAAGGTCGCCTTTGATATCGGCGGCGAGACCATCTACCACCTGGCGCAAAAAATAGGCCTGGGTCAACCCACCGGTCTCGACTTCCCTGGTGAGCGCGTAGGCAACCTGCCGAACTACCGCGACTGGAAAAAAGCCGAGACCGCCACGCTGTCCTACGGCTACGGCCTGTCGGTGACCGCGATCCAGCTGGCCCATGCTTTCTCTGTATTGGCCAATAACGGCCGCATGGTTCCGCTGAGCCTGATCCATGTCGACGAAGCGCCGAAAGCCACCCAGGTGATCCCGGAAAAAGTCGCCAAGACCATGCAAGGCATGCTGCAACAAGTGATCGAGGCGCCGCGTGGTGTATTCCGCGCCCAGGTGCCGGCTTATCACGTGGCCGGCAAGTCCGGTACCGCACGTAAAACCTCGGTCGGCACCAAGGGCTATGCGGAAAATTCCTATCGCTCGCTGTTCGCCGGCTTCGGCCCGATGAGCGACCCACGCTACGCCATCGTCGTGGTGATCGATGAGCCGAGCAAGGCCGGTTACTTCGGTGGCCTGGTCTCGGCGCCGGTGTTCAGCAAAGTCATGTCCGGCACCCTGCGCCTGATGAACATCACGCCGGACAATCTGCCGCCGACCCAGCAAGCGAACGCCGCACCGCCGGTAGCCGCTGTAAAAGCCAATGGAGGGCGCGGCTGATGTCTCTTAGCCTGAACAAGATTTTTGCCCACGCCGGCCGCGATCTGTTGATCCGCGAGTTGAGCCTGGACAGCCGCATGGTACGCGCCGGTGACTTGTTCCTGGCTGTGCCCGGTGGCAAATTCGATGGCCGTGCGCACATCGCCGATGCCCTGCAGCGTGGCGCTGCCGCCGTGGCCTATGAAGTGGATGGCGCCACCGTGCTGCCAATCACCGATGTGCCGTTGATTCCGGTGAAGAACCTGGCCGCCCAGCTGTCCGACATCGCCGGGCGCTTCTATGGCGAGCCGAGCCGCCACCTCAACCTGGTGGGCGTAACCGGCACCAACGGCAAGACCAGCGTGACCCAACTGGTCGCCCAGGCGCTTGACCTGCTGGGCCAGCATTGCGGCATCGTCGGTACCCTGGGCACCGGCTTTTATGGCGCGTTGCAAAGCGGCCTGCACACCACGCCGAACCCGATTGCCGTGCAGGCGACCCTGGCCGACCTGAAAAAGGCCGGTGCCAGGGCGGTTGCCATGGAAGTATCGTCCCATGGCCTGGACCAGGGCCGCGTGACGGCGTTGGCGTTTGATGTGGCCGTGATGACCAACCTGTCCCGGGATCATCTGGACTATCACGGCACCATGGAGGCGTACGCCGCCGCCAAGGCCAAGCTGTTCGCCTGGAATGACCTGAAATGCCGGGTGGTCAACCTCGACGACGCGTTTGGCCGCCAGCTGGCTGCCCAAGACAGCGAAGCGCGCCTGATCAGCTACAGCCTGGAAGATTCCAGCGCCTACCTGTATTGCCGTGAGGCCCAATTCAATGACGAAGGCGTGCGCGCTACGTTGGTTACGCCTCAGGGCGAACACCATTTGCGCAGCACCTTGCTCGGTCGCTTCAACCTGAGCAACGTGCTCGCCGCTATCGGCGCGCTGCTCGGCCTGGATTACGCCCTCGACGAAATCCTCAAGGTGTTGCCGAAGCTGGAAGGCCCGGCCGGTCGCATGCAGCGCCTGGGTGGCGGCACACAACCGCTGGTGGTGGTCGACTACGCTCACACCCCTGACGCCCTGGAAAAAGTCCTGCTGGCGCTACGCCCCCATGCCAGGGGCAAGCTGTTGTGCCTGTTCGGCTGCGGCGGCGACCGCGATCGCGGCAAGCGTCCGTTGATGGCCGAGATTGTCGAGCGCCTGGCTGACGGTGTGCTGGTGACCGACGACAACCCGCGCAGCGAAGACCCGGGGCGGATTTTCGACGATATCCGCGAAGGCTTCAAAGACACCGCC harbors:
- a CDS encoding peptidoglycan D,D-transpeptidase FtsI family protein — translated: MKLEGALYPWRFRLMLGLLALMVGAIVWRIFDLQVVDRDFLIGQGDARSLRHIPIPAHRGLITDRNGEPLAVSTPVTTLWANAKELQVAKDKWPELAAALGQDRKTLTERLEAQANKEFIYLVRGLTPEQGQQVLDLKVPGVYGIEEFRRFYPAGETTAHMVGFTDIDDHGREGVELAYDEWLAGVPGKRQVIKDRRGRLIKDVQVTKNAKAGKPLALSIDLRLQYLANRELRNAIIENGAKAGSLVIMDVKTGEILAMVNQPTYNPNNRRNLQPAMMRNRAMIDVFEPGSTMKAISMSAALETGRWKPSDKVEVYPGTLQLGKYTIRDVSRTEGPVLDLTGILINSSNVGMSKVAFDIGGETIYHLAQKIGLGQPTGLDFPGERVGNLPNYRDWKKAETATLSYGYGLSVTAIQLAHAFSVLANNGRMVPLSLIHVDEAPKATQVIPEKVAKTMQGMLQQVIEAPRGVFRAQVPAYHVAGKSGTARKTSVGTKGYAENSYRSLFAGFGPMSDPRYAIVVVIDEPSKAGYFGGLVSAPVFSKVMSGTLRLMNITPDNLPPTQQANAAPPVAAVKANGGRG
- a CDS encoding UDP-N-acetylmuramoyl-L-alanyl-D-glutamate--2,6-diaminopimelate ligase; amino-acid sequence: MSLSLNKIFAHAGRDLLIRELSLDSRMVRAGDLFLAVPGGKFDGRAHIADALQRGAAAVAYEVDGATVLPITDVPLIPVKNLAAQLSDIAGRFYGEPSRHLNLVGVTGTNGKTSVTQLVAQALDLLGQHCGIVGTLGTGFYGALQSGLHTTPNPIAVQATLADLKKAGARAVAMEVSSHGLDQGRVTALAFDVAVMTNLSRDHLDYHGTMEAYAAAKAKLFAWNDLKCRVVNLDDAFGRQLAAQDSEARLISYSLEDSSAYLYCREAQFNDEGVRATLVTPQGEHHLRSTLLGRFNLSNVLAAIGALLGLDYALDEILKVLPKLEGPAGRMQRLGGGTQPLVVVDYAHTPDALEKVLLALRPHARGKLLCLFGCGGDRDRGKRPLMAEIVERLADGVLVTDDNPRSEDPGRIFDDIREGFKDTANVTFVAGRGAAIAQLIASASADDVVVLAGKGHEDYQEINGERHAFSDLVEADRALTAWEAAHA